One genomic window of Gavia stellata isolate bGavSte3 chromosome 7, bGavSte3.hap2, whole genome shotgun sequence includes the following:
- the GNG2 gene encoding guanine nucleotide-binding protein G(I)/G(S)/G(O) subunit gamma-2 — protein sequence MASNNTASIAQARKLVEQLKMEANIDRIKVSKAAADLMAYCEAHAKEDPLLTPVPASENPFREKKFFCVIL from the exons ATGGCTAGCAACAACACTGCTAGCATAGCGCAAGCCCGCAAGCTGGTGGAGCAGCTGAAGATGGAGGCCAACATCGACAGGATAAAG GTGTCAAAAGCGGCAGCGGACCTGATGGCGTACTGCGAAGCCCACGCCAAGGAGGACCCTCTATTGACCCCCGTCCCGGCCTCAGAAAACCCCTTTAGAGAGAAGAAGTTCTTCTGCGTGATCCTGTAA